In the genome of Bacteroides mediterraneensis, the window ATGCTGCAAGCCATGTATTAGTTTTGAATAAAAGACAATGAAAGAACGCATACTGACATCTTTATTGACGGTATTTGTCATCACTGGCATTCAGTCTCAATCTCCCACACCGGTTCCTAGGTTAGTGGTGGGATTGACGATTGATCAGTTACGTGCAGATTATATCGAGGCCTTTTCAGCATTGTATGGAGAAAGAGGATTTAAGCGCCTTTTAAAAGAAGGGCGGATTTATACAAATGCGGAATATGATTTTATCAATGTGGACCGTTCCTCTGCTACGGCCTCTATTTATACAGGGACAACTCCTTATTATAATGGAATTCCTGCTAATCGGTGGATGGACCGTAACTCCCTTCGAATTATAAAATCGGTTGATGACCAGAATTTCATGGGAGTTTATACTTCAGAAAGTTCATCGGCTAAGCTGTTGCGCTGTTCTACACTCTCGGATGAATTGAAAGTGGCTACTCAGGGCCGGGCTGAAGTTTATTCTATTGCACCTACACGTGAAATGGCTGTCTTGGCGGCTGGGCATGCGGCAGATGGAGCATTCTGGTTAAATGATGAAACGGGGAAATGGTCTGGAACGACTTATTATGGAGATTGTCCGGTATGGGTTAGCAATTATAATGATAAGGAAGGACTTGATTTCCGCATCAATAATCTGGAATGGCTTCCTTATCTTCCGGTTACTTCCTACCAGTACATTACCACGGAAACCAAGCAGTTGAGTTTTAAGCATAACTTTTCAGACGAACGTTTGGATAAGTATAAGAAGTTCAAAACGAGTCCTTATGTGAACGATGAAGTGAACCGTTTGGTTAATGTTTGCTTGAATAGTACTCAGATAGGGCAAGATGCGGCTCCTGACTTGTTGACATTGTCTTATTATGCCGGCAATTATGACCACAAGCCTTCCACGCAATATGCCATGGAAATCCAGGATATGTACGTCCGTCTGGACAATAGTCTGGGGGATTTGTTGGATTTGATTGACCGTAAGGTAGGGCTGCGTAATACATTGTTTTTTATCACGTCTACCGGGTACACTGATCCGGATCCGGTGGATCCTGAACAATATAAGATTCCAGGAGGAGAATTCCATATCAAGCGTTGTGCGGCCCTGTTGAATATGTATCTGATGGCTATTTATGGTCAAGGGCAATACGTGGAGACTTATTATGACCGCCAGATTTATCTGAATCATAAACTGATAGAAGAACGAAAACTGAACCTGGTAGAGGTGATGTCCCGTTCTGCAGAGTTTGTGGTGCAGATGAGCGGGGTTCAGAATGCCTATTCTGCACAGCGTCTTTTGTTAGGGGCTTGGACACCGAAAATCGATAAGATTCGTAACACCTATAATCCGAATTGTTCAGGAGATATTTATGTAGAAGTGATGCCGGGATGGTCTGTGGTAAATGAGTACTCCAAAAAAGTGGAAGTGATGCGGGCCGCTTATGCTACGGCTCCCCTTGTCTTGATGGGGTTTGACGTAAAGCCTGAAAAATTGTATTCGCCGGTAAAAATTACTTCAATTGTTCCAACCTTAGCTCATTTCATGCGCATACGGGCTCCTAATGCCTGTTCCGAAGCTCCAATGCTGAATATTCGTAAATAAATGTTGTAATAGAACGGGAAGATAATTTACAATTTGGTTATCTTTGCACCGGTGAGATAAAATAATTAATTAGTAAATAATAAAAAAGAAATATATAATGGGATTTAATGAATTTATAAGCAAGCTGTTCGGGAATAAGGCAACTCGTGACATGAAAGAAATCCAGCCATGGGTGGAAAAAGTAAAGGCCGTTTATCCGGAAATCTCCAAGCTGACGAATGATGAACTTCGTGCAAAAACAGAAGAACTGAAGAAATATATCAAGGATTCTGCAGTAGAGGAAAACAAGAAAATAGAGGAACTGAAGGCTACGATTGAATCTACTGAATTGGAAAAGCGTGAAGCCATCTTTTCTCAGATTGATAAGTTGGAGAAGGAAGTGCTGGAGAAATATGAAAAAGCACTGAATGAGGTACTTCCTACAGCTTTTGCAATTGTAAAAGATACAGCCCGCCGTTTGGCCGAGAATGAGGAACTGGAAGTGACGGCTACGGATTTTGACCGTGAACTGGCAGCTCAGGGACGTGACTTTGTCCGCATTGAAGGAGATAAGGCTATCTGGAAAAACCATTGGAAGGCTGGTGGTAATGAAATGACCTGGAACATGATTCATTACGATGTACAGCTGTTTGGTGGCGTGGTTTTGCATCAGGGTAAGATTGCAGAAATGGCTACGGGTGAAGGTAAAACCTTGGTAGCGACTCTTCCGGTGTTCTTGAATGCACTGACTGGTAATGGTGTACATGTAGTGACAGTCAACGATTACCTGGCTAAGCGTGACTCTGAGTGGATGGGTCCGTTGTATATGTTCCATGGATTGAGCGTAGACTGTATTGATAAACATCAGCCGAACTCTGAAGCTCGTCGTCGTGCTTATATGGCCGATATCACTTTTGGTACCAACAATGAATTTGGTTTCGATTATCTGCGTGATAATATGGCGGTTTCTCCAAAAGATTTGGTGCAGCGCAAACATAATTATGCCATTGTCGATGAGGTCGACTCTGTATTGATTGATGATGCCCGTACCCCGTTGATTATTTCAGGTCCGGTGCCCAAAGGCGACCAGCAGTTGTTCGAAGTGCTTCGTCCGTTGGTAGAACGCTTGGTAGAAGCTCAGCGTAAGTTGGCAACCCAGTATCTGGCCGATGCAAAGCGTTTGATTGCTTCCGATAAGAAGGAAGATCAGGAAGCTGGTTTCTTGGCCTTGTTCCGTAGTCATAAGGCATTGCCGAAAAACAAGCCGTTGATTAAGTTCTTGAGTGAACCGGGTATCAAGGCTGGTATGCTGAAGACGGAAGAAATCTACATGGAGCAGAACAACAAGCGTATGCCTGAAGCGGTAGAACCGTTGTATTTCGTGATTGATGAAAAACTGAAAAGTGTGGATTTGACCGATAAGGGCGTAGACTTGATTACAGGTAACTCGCAAGACCCGACCTTGTTCGTATTGCCGGATATTGCTGCCCAGTTGTCGGAACTGGAGAACCAGAAAGGACTTTCCGATGAAGAAAGACTGGCTAAGAAAGATGAGTTGATGACCAATTATGCCATCAAGGCAGAACGTGTGCATACCATCAATCAGTTGCTGAAGGCTTACACGATGTTCGAAAAGGATACCGATTATGTGGTAATGGACGGTCAGGTGAAGATTGTGGACGAACAGACCGGACGTATCATGGAAGGTCGTCGCTGGAGTGACGGTCTGCATCAGGCAGTAGAAGCGAAGGAAGGAGTGAAAGTGGAAGCTGCCACTCAGACTTTTGCTACAATTACTTTGCAGAATTATTTCCGTATGTATCACAAACTGTCAGGTATGACCGGTACAGCTGAAACGGAAGCAGGAGAGTTCTGGGACATTTATAAACTGGATGTGGTGGTAATTCCGACAAATCGTCCGATTGCCCGTATCGATATGAACGACCGTGTGTACAAAACGAAACGTGAGAAGTACAAGGCGGTTATTGAAGAAATTGAAAAGATGGTACAGGCAGGCCGTCCGGTACTGGTGGGTACAACATCTGTGGAAATTTCTGAAATGTTGAGTAAGATGCTTACCATGCGTAAGATTGAGCATAATG includes:
- a CDS encoding alkaline phosphatase family protein → MKERILTSLLTVFVITGIQSQSPTPVPRLVVGLTIDQLRADYIEAFSALYGERGFKRLLKEGRIYTNAEYDFINVDRSSATASIYTGTTPYYNGIPANRWMDRNSLRIIKSVDDQNFMGVYTSESSSAKLLRCSTLSDELKVATQGRAEVYSIAPTREMAVLAAGHAADGAFWLNDETGKWSGTTYYGDCPVWVSNYNDKEGLDFRINNLEWLPYLPVTSYQYITTETKQLSFKHNFSDERLDKYKKFKTSPYVNDEVNRLVNVCLNSTQIGQDAAPDLLTLSYYAGNYDHKPSTQYAMEIQDMYVRLDNSLGDLLDLIDRKVGLRNTLFFITSTGYTDPDPVDPEQYKIPGGEFHIKRCAALLNMYLMAIYGQGQYVETYYDRQIYLNHKLIEERKLNLVEVMSRSAEFVVQMSGVQNAYSAQRLLLGAWTPKIDKIRNTYNPNCSGDIYVEVMPGWSVVNEYSKKVEVMRAAYATAPLVLMGFDVKPEKLYSPVKITSIVPTLAHFMRIRAPNACSEAPMLNIRK
- the secA gene encoding preprotein translocase subunit SecA — encoded protein: MGFNEFISKLFGNKATRDMKEIQPWVEKVKAVYPEISKLTNDELRAKTEELKKYIKDSAVEENKKIEELKATIESTELEKREAIFSQIDKLEKEVLEKYEKALNEVLPTAFAIVKDTARRLAENEELEVTATDFDRELAAQGRDFVRIEGDKAIWKNHWKAGGNEMTWNMIHYDVQLFGGVVLHQGKIAEMATGEGKTLVATLPVFLNALTGNGVHVVTVNDYLAKRDSEWMGPLYMFHGLSVDCIDKHQPNSEARRRAYMADITFGTNNEFGFDYLRDNMAVSPKDLVQRKHNYAIVDEVDSVLIDDARTPLIISGPVPKGDQQLFEVLRPLVERLVEAQRKLATQYLADAKRLIASDKKEDQEAGFLALFRSHKALPKNKPLIKFLSEPGIKAGMLKTEEIYMEQNNKRMPEAVEPLYFVIDEKLKSVDLTDKGVDLITGNSQDPTLFVLPDIAAQLSELENQKGLSDEERLAKKDELMTNYAIKAERVHTINQLLKAYTMFEKDTDYVVMDGQVKIVDEQTGRIMEGRRWSDGLHQAVEAKEGVKVEAATQTFATITLQNYFRMYHKLSGMTGTAETEAGEFWDIYKLDVVVIPTNRPIARIDMNDRVYKTKREKYKAVIEEIEKMVQAGRPVLVGTTSVEISEMLSKMLTMRKIEHNVLNAKLHQKEAEIVAKAGQSSTVTIATNMAGRGTDIKLSPEVKAAGGLAIIGTERHESRRVDRQLRGRAGRQGDPGSSVFFVSLEDDLMRLFSSDRIATVMDKLGFKEGEMIEHKMISNSIERAQKKVEENNFGIRKRLLEYDDVMNKQRTVVYTKRRHALMGERIGMDIVDMIWDRCYNAVQQPAYEDAKMEILQVLAMETPFSEEDFRTKKKDDLAEQTFQEAMALFKRKTERMAQIANPVIKQVYEAQGHMYENIMIPITDGKRMYNISVNLKAAYESESKEIVKAFEKAILLHTIDDAWKENLRELDELKHSVQNASYEQKDPLLIFKLESVNLFDNMVNKINNNTISVLMRGQIPVQEPEQVREAAPEPQAPRQQYREEKQDLNDPAQSEAAGRDTREQKQEPYRAEKTVGRNDPCPCGSGLKYKNCHGKNA